From the Lathyrus oleraceus cultivar Zhongwan6 chromosome 4, CAAS_Psat_ZW6_1.0, whole genome shotgun sequence genome, one window contains:
- the LOC127074903 gene encoding putative phospholipid-transporting ATPase 9: MRGGKNRKLHLSKIYSFTCFKASSVDGGDHSQIGSRGYSRVVLCNEQNSTNDEEAVIKNFADNSVRSTKYTAVTFLPKSLFEQFRRVANFYFLVAGVLSFSKLAPYRAVSSILPLVVVIGATIVKEGIEDWRRKKQDIEVNNRRVKVHKVDGIFEYTAWKNLRVGNIVKVEKDEFFPADLVLLSSSYEDAVCYVETMNLDGETNLKLKQGLEATSSLHDNLSFKNFKATVKCEDPNANLYSFVGSMEFGVQKYALSPQQLLLRGSKLRNTDYIFGAIIFTGQDTKVIQNSIDPPSKRSRVEKKMDRVIYFLFCILFLMASVGSIFFGFITKDDLQKGVVKRWYLRPDNSTIFFDPERPAAAASFHCLTALMLYGFFIPISLYVSIEIVKVLQSIYINQDIHMYYKEADKPAHARTSNLNEELGQVDTILSDKTGTLTCNSMEFIKCSIAGVAYGRGVTEVEKTMSRRKGSKLVREHDMSEDDISDSLDNKKVIKGFNFTDERIMNGNWVNEPHADIIQKFFRLLAVCHTALPEVDKETGNVLYEAESPDEAAFVIAARELGFEFYKRTQTSLSTYELDPVSGKKMERVYKILNVLEFNSSRKRMSVIVKDDEGKILLLCKGADSVMFERLAKNGREFEEKTMEHVHEYADAGLRTLILAYRELEAEEYKGFNNKFSEAKSLVSADRETLIEEVSDNMEKNLILLGATAVEDKLQNGVPGCIDKLAQAGIKIWVLTGDKMETAINIGFACSLLRQGMKQIIIHLDSPEIQALEKDGDKRAITKASRQSILFQIREGAAQLTAHKGNSQQAFALVIDGKSLAYALEDEMKNMFLELAIRCASVICCRSSPKQKALVTRLVKSGTGKTTLAIGDGANDVGMLQEADIGVGISGVEGMQAVMSSDIAIAQFRYLERLLLVHGHWCYRRISTMICYFFYKNITFGFTLFLYEVYASFSGEPAYNDWFLALYNVFFSSLPVIALGVFDQDVSARYCLKFPLLYQEGVQNVLFSWRRVLSWMLNGFFSALLIFFFCTKAMELQAFDSEGRTAGNDILGTTMYTCVVWVVNLQMAVAISYFTLIQHFFIWGSIFFWYIFLLIYGEVPQKISENAYKVFLETLAPSPSYWIVTFFVVISTLIPYFSYKAIQMRFFPMYHEMVQWIRYEGKTEDPEYCDMVQTRLSQQTTFGSTARLAAKANQSTDKTIINRKKCLFHP; the protein is encoded by the exons ATGAGGGGTGGAAAAAATCGGAAGCTACATTTAAGCAAGATCTATTCATTCACATGTTTCAAAGCGAGTTCTGTTGATGGTGGAGATCATTCACAAATTGGAAGTAGAGGTTATTCAAGGGTGGTGTTATGCAATGAACAAAACAGTACTAATGATGAGGAAGCTGTGATTAAGAATTTTGCAGATAATTCTGTCAGATCTACGAAATATACTGCTGTTACTTTTCttccaaaatcactttttgaacAGTTTAGGAGAGTCGCTAATTTCTATTTTTTGGTTGCTGGTGTTTTGTCTTTCTCTAAACTTGCTCCTTACAGAGCTGTTAGTTCTATTCTTCCTCTTGTGGTTGTTATCGGGGCAACTATTGTGAAAGAAGGTATTGAAGATTGGCGTAGGAAAAAGCAG GATATCGAGGTGAACAATAGAAGAGTTAAAGTTCATAAAGTTGATGGAATATTTGAATATACTGCATGGAAGAATCTGAGGGTAGGGAATATAGTGAAGGTAGAGAAAGATGAGTTTTTCCCAGCAGATCTTGTATTGCTTTCATCGAGTTATGAGGATGCAGTCTGCTATGTGGAGACAATGAACTTGGACGGTGAGACAAATTTGAAGTTAAAACAAGGTTTAGAGGCAACTTCTTCGTTACATGACAATCTCAGCTTCAAAAATTTTAAAGCGACTGTCAAATGTGAAGATCCAAACGCAAATTTATACTCGTTTGTAGGGAGTATGGAGTTTGGAGTGCAAAAGTATGCCCTTTCTCCTCAGCAACTTCTTTTGCGAGGCTCTAAGCTTCGTAATACGGACTATATTTTTGGAGCTATCATTTTCACCGGTCAAGACACTAAGGTTATTCAGAATTCTATTGATCCACCTTCGAAGAGAAGCCGAGTTGAGAAGAAGATGGATAGAGTCATCTACTTCTTGTTTTGTATTTTGTTTCTGATGGCATCTGTAGGATCTATTTTCTTTGGCTTTATAACTAAAGACGACTTGCAAAAAGGGGTAGTGAAAAGATGGTATTTAAGGCCTGATAATTCTACAATTTTCTTTGATCCTGAAAGACCGGCTGCGGCTGCTTCATTTCATTGTTTGACAGCCTTAATGTTATACGGCTTCTTTATTCCAATCTCTTTGTATGTGTCAATAGAAATTGTCAAAGTCCTTCAGAGCATTTACATCAATCAAGACATCCATATGTACTACAAAGAAGCAGACAAACCTGCACATGCTCGCACTTCAAACTTGAACGAGGAGCTCGGTCAAGTTGACACTATACTTTCCGATAAAACTGGAACTTTGACCTGCAACTCCATGGAATTCATCAAATGTTCGATTGCTGGTGTAGCTTATGGTCGTGGTGTTACAGAGGTTGAGAAGACCATGAGTAGAAGAAAAGGTTCAAAGTTAGTACGTGAGCATGATATGTCGGAAGATGACATCAGTGATTCTCTTGATAATAAAAAAGTCATAAAAGGTTTTAACTTTACTGATGAAAGAATAATGAATGGAAATTGGGTAAATGAGCCTCATGCAGATATTATCCAGAAGTTTTTTCGCCTTTTAGCAGTCTGTCATACAGCCTTACCAGAAGTAGATAAAGAAACAGGAAATGTGTTGTACGAGGCTGAATCTCCGGATGAAGCCGCATTTGTTATTGCGGCAAGAGAACTTGGTTTTGAATTCTACAAAAGGACTCAGACTAGTTTATCGACATACGAGTTGGATCCGGTTTCTGGCAAGAAAATGGAAAG GGTGTACAAGATTCTCAATGTGTTAGAATTCAATAGCTCAAGGAAGAGAATGTCGGTAATAGTAAAAGACGATGAAGGAAAAATTCTACTACTCTGCAAAGGTGCCGACAG TGTCATGTTTGAAAGACTTGCCAAGAATGGGAGGGAGTTTGAAGAGAAAACCATGGAACATGTGCATGAATATGCTGATGCAGGTCTCCGAACCCTTATACTTGCCTATCGTGAACTTGAAGCAGAAGAATACAAGGGGTTTAATAACAAATTCTCCGAGGCCAAGAGTTTGGTTAGTGCAGATCGGGAAACATTGATTGAGGAAGTTTCGGATAATATGGAGAAGAACCTAATCCTTCTTGGTGCTACTGCTGTAGAGGACAAGCTCCAAAATGGG GTTCCTGGTTGTATTGACAAGCTTGCCCAAGCAGGAATTAAAATTTGGGTTTTGACTGGGGATAAAATGGAGACCGCAATCAATATTGG GTTTGCTTGTAGTTTGCTTAGACAAGGAATGAAACAGATTATAATTCATTTGGATAGTCCAGAAATTCAAGCATTGGAGAAAGATGGGGACAAGAGAGCTATTACCAAg GCATCAAGGCAGAGTATCCTGTTTCAGATACGTGAAGGTGCTGCACAGCTTACTGCACACAAAGGGAACTCTCAGCAGGCCTTTGCTCTAGTAATTGATGGTAAATCACTTGCTTATGCACTTGAGGATGAGATGAAGAACATGTTCCTGGAGCTTGCAATTCGTTGTGCATCTGTTATTTGCTGTCGCTCATCGCCAAAGCAGAAGGCACTG GTCACTAGATTAGTCAAATCTGGAACTGGTAAAACAACATTAGCTATTGGCGATGGAGCTAATGATGTTGGAATGCTTCAAGAAGCTGATATTGGGGTTGGTATAAGTGGCGTCGAAGGAATGCAG GCTGTTATGTCTAGTGACATTGCAATTGCACAATTCCGGTATTTGGAACGCTTACTTCTGGTGCATGGGCATTGGTGTTATCGAAGGATCTCAACGATG ATATGCTATTTTTTCTACAAGAACATCACATTTGGTTTCACTCTTTTCTTGTATGAGGTGTATGCGTCTTTCTCAGGAGAACCTGCATACAACGACTGGTTTTTAGCTCTCTATAATGTCTTTTTTTCATCACTTCCTGTGATTGCTCTCGGTGTATTCGACCAAGACGTATCCGCTCGGTACTGCCTCAAGTTTCCTTTGTTATATCAAGAAGGAGTACAAAATGTCCTTTTCAGCTGGCGTCGAGTACTCAGCTGGATGCTTAACGGATTCTTTAGCGCCTTACTAATTTTCTTCTTCTGCACAAAGGCAATGGAGCTGCAAGCCTTCGATTCAGAGGGAAGAACTGCTGGAAACGATATACTAGGAACAACCATGTACACTTGCGTAGTTTGGGTTGTAAACTTGCAAATGGCAGTAGCCATAAGTTACTTCACCTTGATCCAACATTTTTTCATCTGGGGTTCCATATTTTTCTGGTACATTTTTCTCCTAATATACGGAGAAGTACCTCAAAAGATTTCGGAAAATGCTTACAAAGTCTTTCTTGAAACTCTCGCTCCTTCGCCTTCCTATTGGATAGTAACATTCTTTGTGGTGATCTCAACCCTAATACCATACTTCTCATACAAAGCAATTCAGATGCGGTTCTTTCCAATGTATCACGAAATGGTACAATGGATAAGATATGAAGGGAAGACCGAGGATCCCGAGTACTGTGATATGGTGCAGACAAGATTGTCACAGCAaacaacttttggttcaacaGCTCGCTTAGCGGCCAAGGCTAACCAATCGACAGATAAAACTATTATTAACCGTAAAAAGTGTTTATTTCATCCTTAA